One Nitrospirota bacterium genomic window carries:
- a CDS encoding transposase, producing MSRLARVVVPGAPHHVIQRGVRSIQLFHSDKDRLIYLDLLAESASQHNLEIWAWCLMTNHIHLLVVPGRADSLARAIGETHRQYTLRVNLREGVRGHLFQERFHSFPIEKDRHLLAVARYVERNPVRAGMVKRAQDHRWSSARHHATGEPDRLVKSSPFREMESDWAAFLKGEENPAELEGIRTSGRTGRPLGDLVWVRRWEKKLGRVLLPRKRGWPKGRPRGRRAKK from the coding sequence ATGTCGCGATTGGCTCGCGTGGTCGTCCCTGGTGCCCCTCACCATGTGATTCAGAGAGGGGTCCGCTCCATTCAACTCTTCCATTCGGACAAGGACCGTTTGATCTACCTCGATCTCCTGGCCGAATCGGCGTCCCAGCACAATTTGGAAATCTGGGCGTGGTGCCTGATGACCAACCACATTCACTTGCTCGTCGTGCCCGGCCGTGCCGATTCCCTGGCGCGGGCGATCGGCGAGACCCATCGCCAGTACACGCTTCGAGTCAACCTCCGGGAGGGTGTTCGAGGCCACCTCTTCCAGGAGCGATTCCATTCCTTCCCCATCGAGAAGGACCGACATCTTCTGGCCGTGGCGCGGTACGTGGAGCGAAACCCGGTGCGGGCGGGGATGGTGAAGCGCGCCCAAGACCACCGATGGTCCAGTGCCCGGCATCATGCGACGGGGGAACCCGACCGCTTGGTAAAGTCCAGCCCGTTCCGCGAAATGGAATCCGATTGGGCGGCGTTCCTGAAGGGCGAAGAGAATCCCGCCGAGTTGGAAGGGATTCGCACGAGTGGACGGACGGGTCGCCCCTTGGGTGACCTGGTCTGGGTCAGGCGGTGGGAGAAGAAGCTCGGGCGGGTCCTCCTCCCGCGCAAACGCGGCTGGCCGAAGGGCCGACCGCGCGGCCGACGGGCCAAGAAATAG
- a CDS encoding arsenate reductase ArsC, with protein sequence MAEGWFRDLAHSPPYCGRPVRRKRREYGRPHAGPPDRPVFSAGSHPSIVHPLAIQAMGEVGINITSHRSKGIDSIPLDQVGTVITLCAEEVCPVLPGEVKRLHWPLPDPVGAGTTPIEGFRRVRDELARRIRIFLRDTRAV encoded by the coding sequence ATGGCGGAGGGCTGGTTCCGCGATCTCGCGCACTCTCCCCCTTATTGCGGACGTCCTGTCCGCCGAAAACGTCGAGAGTACGGCCGGCCTCACGCCGGGCCGCCGGATCGCCCCGTCTTCAGCGCCGGTTCCCACCCGAGCATCGTTCATCCGCTGGCTATCCAGGCGATGGGCGAGGTCGGGATCAACATCACGTCGCATCGATCGAAGGGAATCGACTCTATCCCGCTCGATCAGGTGGGCACCGTGATCACGCTCTGCGCCGAGGAGGTCTGCCCCGTCCTGCCGGGGGAAGTGAAGCGATTGCACTGGCCTTTGCCCGATCCCGTGGGAGCGGGCACCACGCCGATCGAAGGCTTCCGCCGCGTCCGCGACGAGCTCGCCCGCCGCATCCGTATATTCCTGCGCGACACCCGCGCTGTTTGA
- a CDS encoding carboxypeptidase regulatory-like domain-containing protein, translating into MPRSSRFSIAFGAVFVAAAMGVALWTCSDSEDKSASSVRVEFDLDKLIGPTEGTGAGAKKITSESDLIGGEAAQGRVGDTLLQNDKIRVIIQQPDRNIGPGPFGGNIIDGDIVRSDGKGQDVIGEISVFFNLGRTVDAKTVEVVRDGSKGGAAVVAATGPDEVLDYLNIRSVVSSYLPGLGDSLPVNPDEDMPLTITNYYILKPGDSAVRFVTAIHNEGSTDQILLAGDLLDSGGTVEFFNPSSTLAGFGYKTAIPEKMNFLGFRGKQSSYAYAPPLKDGKENAAYLAISGVAGTVIGTVNVIQTLLSPPPLRASTEGALVVPAGGTASYERWVAVGTGSLSTVTDALYSARQIPTGQVEGTVADSSGSALAGVRVSAINNLGAAVTQFLSDASGKFSGTLPAGTYSLSAQVPGRLVTQKGSVTVSPGAVTAGKVVLSKLTQVSVNIASPGGTALPGKVSFLCADTCPEEKSSQLRDISYDSVGDPIFQQDFIDNSGKATVAVAPGTYKVVVSRGITYSLWPNDFRWNGDVSKSGGYDLTLAEGETKSVAATLAKVVDTSEYLSGDFHVHAINSPDSPVPNLERVITFLGEGVDVLVSSDHDYVTDFAPTVKDLNAGSYLATIVGNELTTFDYGHFNGFPVQVKAGSINGGAFDWGGGTGPSAHPGAIFEQFLAEPGEQVVQVNHPDWGYFKYILLDVKSGATAEKPSKFRMADPEGSTSADTKLLSEKFNAIELYNGFDAKRFNVCANWWLGLINRGVVTTGTAVSDTHQWRATQSGFPRSYIRVGAGKDKISPFDEAAFVAATNAHRLFGTNGPFVRLHAANAKGEKVETGDTLASGGSGQTITFTVEVQTPAWFKVNKVDLISNVTDTIPAAGKTNDQSPKPLATQEVKLTDADLQAGAEGGADYKRYVATVTFTDAPQKDSYYVALVSGEGNLYPVVTDSVAPFAFTNPVFVDVNGGGWKPMVSRQAPPRWAPEVLARVNPAKRQATEADFWALVKIAQTIK; encoded by the coding sequence ATGCCAAGATCAAGCCGCTTTTCCATTGCTTTTGGAGCTGTTTTCGTTGCCGCCGCGATGGGCGTGGCGCTGTGGACCTGCTCCGATTCGGAAGACAAATCCGCAAGCTCGGTACGCGTCGAGTTTGACCTCGACAAACTGATTGGTCCGACCGAGGGCACCGGGGCCGGCGCGAAGAAGATCACCTCCGAATCCGACCTGATCGGCGGCGAGGCGGCCCAGGGACGTGTGGGCGACACCCTCCTCCAGAACGACAAGATCCGCGTCATCATTCAACAGCCGGACCGCAACATCGGCCCGGGCCCATTCGGCGGCAACATCATCGACGGCGACATTGTGCGAAGCGATGGAAAAGGACAGGACGTGATCGGCGAGATCTCCGTGTTCTTCAATCTGGGGCGGACGGTGGATGCGAAAACCGTGGAGGTCGTTCGCGATGGCTCCAAGGGCGGCGCGGCCGTGGTGGCTGCAACCGGGCCGGATGAAGTGCTGGACTACCTCAACATCCGCTCCGTGGTGTCCTCGTATCTCCCCGGCCTGGGGGACTCACTCCCCGTCAATCCGGACGAGGATATGCCGCTCACGATCACGAACTACTACATTCTGAAGCCCGGCGATTCCGCGGTGCGATTCGTCACCGCGATTCATAATGAAGGGTCCACCGATCAGATCCTCCTTGCCGGCGATCTGCTCGACAGCGGCGGGACGGTCGAGTTCTTCAACCCCTCGTCCACGCTCGCGGGTTTCGGCTACAAAACGGCCATCCCCGAGAAAATGAATTTCCTCGGCTTCCGCGGAAAACAGTCCTCGTACGCGTATGCTCCACCGCTCAAGGACGGCAAGGAGAACGCGGCCTATCTGGCCATCAGCGGAGTGGCCGGCACCGTCATCGGCACCGTCAACGTCATCCAGACCCTGCTCTCTCCACCGCCGCTCAGAGCCTCCACCGAGGGCGCCCTGGTCGTTCCGGCAGGCGGCACGGCTTCCTACGAGAGATGGGTCGCCGTGGGAACCGGCTCGCTCAGCACCGTGACCGATGCCCTTTACTCGGCCCGCCAGATCCCGACCGGCCAGGTTGAAGGAACGGTCGCCGATTCGAGCGGATCGGCGCTGGCCGGAGTTCGCGTTTCTGCAATCAATAATCTCGGCGCCGCGGTTACGCAGTTCCTCAGCGATGCAAGCGGCAAGTTCAGCGGCACGCTCCCGGCGGGCACGTACTCCCTGTCCGCCCAGGTCCCGGGTCGGCTCGTCACTCAAAAGGGTTCAGTGACCGTGAGTCCAGGAGCGGTCACCGCCGGAAAAGTGGTCCTCTCCAAGCTGACCCAGGTGAGCGTAAATATCGCCTCGCCGGGCGGGACGGCGCTCCCCGGAAAGGTTTCTTTCCTCTGTGCGGACACCTGTCCGGAAGAGAAATCCTCCCAACTGCGCGACATCTCGTACGACTCCGTCGGCGACCCGATCTTCCAGCAGGATTTCATCGACAATTCGGGAAAGGCCACCGTGGCCGTCGCGCCTGGGACCTACAAAGTGGTCGTCTCCCGCGGCATCACGTACTCCCTCTGGCCGAACGATTTCCGCTGGAACGGCGACGTGAGCAAGTCCGGCGGCTACGATCTCACCCTTGCCGAGGGCGAAACGAAAAGCGTCGCGGCAACCCTCGCGAAGGTGGTCGACACGTCGGAATACCTCTCGGGCGATTTCCACGTCCACGCGATCAATTCGCCGGACAGCCCGGTGCCGAACCTCGAGCGGGTGATCACTTTTCTCGGGGAAGGCGTGGATGTCCTCGTCTCCTCCGATCACGACTATGTGACCGATTTTGCACCGACGGTGAAGGACCTGAACGCCGGGTCGTATCTCGCCACCATCGTGGGGAACGAACTCACCACGTTCGACTACGGCCATTTCAACGGGTTTCCCGTGCAGGTGAAAGCGGGCAGCATCAACGGTGGCGCGTTCGATTGGGGCGGAGGAACGGGGCCGAGCGCGCATCCCGGTGCGATCTTCGAGCAGTTCCTCGCGGAACCGGGGGAACAGGTGGTGCAGGTGAATCACCCGGACTGGGGCTACTTCAAATACATCCTGCTTGACGTGAAATCCGGCGCGACGGCCGAGAAACCGTCCAAATTCAGAATGGCCGATCCGGAGGGTTCCACGTCCGCCGACACCAAGCTCCTAAGCGAGAAGTTCAACGCCATCGAGCTATACAACGGCTTCGACGCCAAGCGATTCAATGTGTGCGCGAACTGGTGGCTGGGTTTGATCAACCGGGGCGTCGTTACGACCGGCACGGCGGTGTCCGACACGCATCAGTGGCGCGCGACTCAGAGCGGCTTTCCGCGGAGCTACATCCGCGTCGGAGCGGGCAAGGACAAGATCAGCCCGTTTGACGAAGCCGCTTTCGTGGCGGCCACGAACGCGCACCGGCTCTTTGGAACGAACGGTCCCTTCGTGCGACTTCACGCCGCGAACGCCAAGGGTGAGAAAGTGGAAACGGGCGATACCCTCGCGTCCGGCGGAAGTGGACAGACAATCACGTTCACTGTGGAAGTTCAGACCCCCGCCTGGTTCAAGGTGAACAAGGTGGATTTGATCTCAAACGTGACCGATACGATCCCCGCGGCGGGCAAGACCAACGACCAATCACCGAAACCGCTGGCCACGCAGGAGGTGAAGCTCACCGATGCCGATCTTCAAGCGGGCGCGGAAGGCGGGGCGGACTACAAGCGCTACGTCGCGACCGTAACATTCACCGATGCGCCGCAGAAGGACAGCTACTACGTTGCGCTCGTCAGTGGCGAAGGGAATCTGTATCCGGTGGTGACCGATTCGGTCGCTCCGTTCGCCTTCACCAATCCGGTTTTCGTGGACGTGAACGGCGGAGGCTGGAAACCGATGGTCTCGCGCCAAGCCCCGCCCCGCTGGGCGCCTGAAGTTCTGGCCCGCGTGAATCCCGCCAAACGCCAGGCCACCGAAGCCGACTTCTGGGCCCTCGTCAAGATCGCCCAGACGATCAAGTAG